AAGACCAAGTTTGGACAACCCTTGCCAATACAAGGAACTTCTAGGTTTAATGTTGGTCATGATAAATATCTGCTTGTGGGGGCTAGAATGTCTTGTTTGATTAACGCGTGGGTGAAATTGGCATACTGATATTTGATTGAGATCTTCAAATGTTGTTACAACTTAATAGGTGCCTTGGTGGCTGCTTCAAGACCTGACTAGTCACCTTTGccaaccaaagaaaaaaagaaggaaaaaaaaagtgcttaGTTTTCACTGTAAATATGCATATGGCTCACAGGAACTTACGGGTTGCTTCTTGGTACCCTGGTGAGGGGCCTTTAATATTCTCTGATTTCTCTTAGGAAGGCAACGGCAGTGACTGTGACCTGCTCAGAATAGTAAATCAGAGAGATTTTCCTCGTAGTATTAACTTCAGTGTGATATGAGAAGCTCCATTCCTAACGGAAATTTGTCATTATATCTGAGGTGACTGGTAGGTTGTTAATGCCAGACGGAATGAATTTATCACTGTTTAagcatacaaattttttttatacagatTACAGAATGCTTTGCGTTTTTTATTAGGCACTACCTTTCTTGACGAAAATTTCGAAGTGCTCTCTTAGTTTTTTATCATAACATATCGAAGCTATTAGtagtattaaaattataatatgttTCTTTGTATATATCGGTATTTTCATATCCCTAGATTTTCGTTTCAGTTTTCTGTGAATTAATGCTTCCATTGCTTCATGCCAACATGCTTCTTCGCGATTGTTTCCCATTCTACTTGCTAGTACTCTCCTCCAGTCTCCCTAATATTCTTGTTTCAGATGGTGCTGGTGGGAAAGGCACGTGGGGCAAACTTCTAGATACAGATTCTGACTCGCGGCTTGACAGGAATGATCCAAATTATGATAGTGGTGAGGTATGAGCTTTATCCGTGTCATCCTTTTTCCGCACCTCTCTTACTAGTGGTTATAAAAGCTGTTATTGAACTTATCCTCTTCTAGCTATGGAGTAAATCTATCATTCTAAATAACAAAATGGATTACCCTTCCCTTCTGTTACTAACTACTTGGTGATATCAGGAACCATATGAGCTAGTTGGTTCCGCTGTTTCTAGCCCGTTCGATGACTACAAGAAGTCTGTAGTTATGATCATCGAGGAGTACTTCACTACTGGTGATGTAGAATTGGCTGCGACTGAACTAAGAGATCTTGGCTCCGAAGAGTATCATCGCTACTTTGTTAAGAGACTTGTTTCCATGGCCATGGATCGTCatgacaaagaaaaagaaatggcgTCAGTGTTGCTGTCTGCTCTCTACTCTGATGTGATAAGTTCAACTCAAATCAGCCAAGGCTTTGTGATGCTACTCGAGGCTGTTGATGATTTGGCGCTTGACATACCTGATGCAGTTGATCTTTTGGCTCTTTTCATCGCGCGAGCGGTTGTTGACGAAATTCTGCCGCCAGCCTTCCTCACTAGGGCGAAGAGGACTTTTTCAGATTCTTCTAAGGGTCTACAAGTCATAGAGACAGCTGAAAAGAGCTATCTTTCGGCTCCTCACCATGCAGAGTTGGTTGAACGGCGTTGGGGTGGCACTACTCACATCACTGTTGAAGAGGTCAAGAAGAAAGTCAGTGAGTTATTAAGAGAATATATTGAAAACGGTGATACAGCAGAAGCCTGCAGGTGCATAAGGGAGCTAGGGTTGCCATTCTTCCACCACGAGGTCGTGAAGCGGGCGCTGGTCCTCGCGATGGAGAATGCAGTGTCCGAATCTATCATTCCCAAGCTTTTGAAAGAAGCATCCGAGGAAGGCCTGATCAGCTCTAGCCAGATGACAAAGGGCTTCTCCCGTCTCACTGAGAGCCTCGATGATCTGTCCCTCGACATCCCGTCTGCGAAATCACTTTTCGAGAACCTGTTGCAAAAGGCAGCTTCTGAGGGATGGCTCGACCCTTCATTTATCAACTCAGCAGGTGTCAACGGGGACATAGGAGGCGAAGATTATGAGAAGCTAAGGAAGTACAAGGAGGAAATAGTTACCATAATACATGAGTACTTTCTCTCTGATGACATTCCTGAACTCATTCGTAGCCTTCAGGATCTATCGTTGCCACAGTATAATCCGGTTTTCATCAAGAAGCTCATCACTCTCGCAATGGACCGTAAGAACAGGGAAAAGGAAATGGCATCTGTTCTTCTATCGGCACTCAGCATGGACTTCTTCTCAACTGAAGATATCGTCAATGGGTTCATAATGCTCTTGGAATCTGCAGAGGATACAGCTCTTGACATTCTGGACGCTTCAAATGAGCTAGCCCTATTTCTAGCTAGGGCGGTGATTGACGACGTGCTATTCCCCTTGAACCTAGAGGAAATAAGCGGCAAGCTTCCGCCCAATTGCAGTGGCAGTGAAACTGTCCATGTGGCCCGTTCACTTGTCTCTGCCCGCCATGCTGGCGAGAGGCTTTTAAGATGCTGGGGGGGCGGCACAGGATGGGCAGTGGAGGACGCAAAGGACAAGATTACAAAGCTTCTGGAGGAGTATGAGACGGGGGGCGATGTGGGGGAAGCTTGCCAGTGCATTCGTGACCTAGGCATGCCATTCTTCAACCACGAGGTGGTCAAGAAGGCGCTGGTGATGGCGATGGAGAAGAAGAATGACAGGCTTCTGGATCTGCTGCAGGAGTGCTTTGGTGAAGGGCTGATCACCATCAACCAAATGACTAAAGGGTTCTCTAGGGTAAGGGACGGGCTCGACGACCTGGCACTTGATATTCCTGATGCGGAGGAGAAGTTTCGATCCTATGTGGACCGTGCCAGGAATGGCAGTTGGCTGCTGCCGTCCTTCGCGGTTGCTGCTCCATCTCCAGATGCTGTAGCCAAGTAGAACGTTATCTTTTCGTCATTCGCTGTTGCTGCTCCATCTAGATGCTGTAGCCAACTAGAACATTTCCTATTATTCACTCTTGTGTTCTTTCAGATAGAAACCAGACTGAGTGTCGTTCTGATGATTCGGATTATCTGGTATTTCAACTTACCCATATGTAGTAGTTCTgtagcttttttgttttttttctttatttcattttgCTTACAATTTTATTGTGGGAAGACCTGGGACACAACCTGCTAGACGTTTCATCTGATGGTGTACTGCTATGCTAttatggggtttttgtaaaaatttggTTCTAATTGATCCCTTTTATGGTCACCtgttgttgtttgtttgttaGGTTTCATTATATCAATCAATTGTACGGGGAATGAAAAAAGAACCACCTGTTTGGAAATGCTATGAAATGTTATATTTGCTGCAATTAGCTGATAACTGCATCTTctttataacaaaaattaaacacTCCGTAGACGCTTCTTGCTTTCTTATTTTTGTGAGAAAAGTATCTTCCATCAAATTGAAACAACATGTTGTAATTTAACGAACAACAGCATTGACTTGAGGAGTTCATCATTCAACATATTCAATTAAGGGGAACACTATAATACGCTGTCCATTTCTATTCTACAATCAAGGTGCGCTTTTGAGTCTTAACATCCTAGAACACGCGCGTTTCCTCCAGCGTCGGTTTCGCTACGCTGATTACTAGTGTTGCTGATGGCTTCCACATCTCGGACGAACCCTGCTGCCACGTCTGCGCCTGGAGGTTCACTCATAGCAGGAGAAATTAGTGCTCCGCCCTGTGGAAATTCATACATCAAGCAAATTTTTCtatgattaataattaatatctttaaatccaatattaccgcTAAGTATGACCgagaatttaaaaatctattatcTAAACATCAAAGTCTCTAAAATCAAATGAggtctaaaaaattattaaattcacaaaactcgccttcaaaatttattacttattaaatattacaaaaacaAATCTAATAAATTACATTCTAACTATTGTAATAATACTTCCATAAATATAATGAGGtgcggtgcaccgggtgcatgcaCTAATTTCCCACGAAATGGAACGCCGCCTCATTCCCCATAAGAAATGTGCCTCGCCGCGTCTAATCTCCCGTGCAACAGTTATATATCACGGATGTACTGCTGACATGCGGGGCCCACGCTTTAGATCCTCACTTCTCTCACTCTCATCGAAATGCCACATGGGCGTTACACCGAATCAACATAGACCGTGGCATACACACCTCCTCTACCTCGCGACATTAGACGCCTCTTTTTTAGTTTTCCCCtctttactttctctctctttcgatCCATCGatccatctctctccctcctcctccctctctccgCAATCGCCATGGCCGCCGCGAGGGTTCTCGTCCGCCGCGGCTCCGCCGCGCGCGGCGTCCTCTccgcccctcctcctccccccaccgtcgccgccgcgcGCCTCGTCCAGGCGCAGCCGCACTCGTCCCGATCAGAGCCCTCGCCGTCGTCCTCCTCGAAGCCGAAGCGGCCGAAGACGTTCTCGATCTACCGCTGGAACCCCGACGAGCCCTCGTCGAAGCCCCGGCTCCAGAGCTACGAGATCGACCTCTCCGAGTGCGGGCCCATGGTGCTCGACGCCCTGATCAAGATCAAGAACGAGGTCGACCCCTCCCTCACCTTCCGCCGCTCCTGCCGCGAGGGCATCTGCGGCTCCTGCGCCATGAACATCGACGGCGACAACGGCCTCGCCTGCCTCACCAAGATCCCCCAGTCCTCCTCCGACGCCGCCACCATCACCCCCCTCCCCCACATGTTCGTCGTCAAGGACCTCGTCGTCGACATGACCAACTTCTACAGCCAGTACAAGAGCGTCGAGCCCTGGCTCAAGCGCAAGGACCCGCCGCCGGTGCCCGGCAAGGAGGTCCCCCAGAGCAAGGCCGACCGCGCCAAGCTCGACGGTATGTACGAGTGCATCCTCTGCgcctgctgctccacctcctgcccCAGCTACTGGTGGAACCCCGAGACCTACCTCGGCCCCGCTGCCCTCCTCCACGCCCACCGgtattcctttttttctcttccccccccccccttggATTTTCGCTTGTTTTGATTGTGCTCTTTGTTCTACGTGTTTTGATGCCCCAATTAGGGTTGGTCTATACATCGTTATATATCATTTTGATGATTGATCCTTGTGTTTGGTTCCTTGTCCTCATCTTAATATGCATGAATTATGTTCATCTATACACGTTGTGTCGCTTTGATCTGCGTGTTTGGTTCCTTGTTTTCATCTTGTTTCAATTATTTAGGCTCACCTGTGGTcactttcctttcttttcctatGCTTAATTCACCCTATCATATGTTGTTTAGTTGGTGGCTATTGCTTATGGATTAGGTTCATCTCTTCGTGATTAGTACATGGATATCTGATTTTTATGGTTTAGATGAGGAATAGCGTTTTAGGACGTGGTATAAGTAATTTTCCTGATTTTCTGATATAGTTCTTTTGAAATTGGCATCATACACCATGAATGTCTCAGCAATTTCTGTGACAGGGTTTATTCTAGGGTTTGAATAGCATGTGATGTTCTGCAATGCAGATctaaaaaattaccatttttgTGACTCCATTGGTTTAGTCTATATCATTGCCAATGTAATCAAGTTCTATGTTGCCTTTGTTGAGTAACTGTGTTGAAAAGTtccccttttgtttttttttcctaaatttagAATTGCATGCAATAACTCGTATATTAGACAATAATTCGAACATATCATCTGTAATTCCATTCACTTGAAAGATTTGGCACTGAAATATCTTGCTTTACAGCTCTATTTAGGGTtagtctttttaaattttaaagctgaaaataatattaaatctGACAAGAAACCAGTTTTATGCTATTTAATTATCATTGTAATATTAGGAATTTAGTTCTCTGATATTTCAAACAATCAGACAAAACGGGTGAAATTAGATTGAGAATGTAAGCTAACCATATAGTCAAGCTGGAAGTAGCTTGAATATATGATTAGCTATCTGTAAACCCGAGGACATCCATGCATGCATTAAGAATCCAAAAGATATATATTTGCAGCTACTTGGGAGTTTAGAACTTATCTTCTCTGGTCACATTACCACTACATCACCTAGTTGAATTGGTGTGCAATCTCGAATGATTTATGGCATTGAAATATTCTTCTGCATGTTTTCTTGTTGTTTAGGTGGATTCAGGACAGCCGTGACCAGTACACAAAGGAGCGTCTTGAGGCCATAAATGATGAGTTCAAGCTTTACCGCTGCCACACTATAAAGAACTGTGTCCATGCCTGCCCTAAGGGATTGAACCCTGCAAAACAGATTGAATCCATCAAAAAGCTCCAGCTTCAGTAGACCATTCCCTTTGGGGTCGGCATCTAGTCACTAGTTTCTGGAGTTCTGTATTCTGAGAAAGCATGGTACTTTTTTGTGTGTTAATAATTGTTGCCATGTCTAAGTTTAGAACTTTTCTGTTTTGCACCTGAAATAAAAACTAAACTCTTTTGGTCTGTGATGAAGGATATGATCTCTGCTTGGCATGTCTCCTTTTAGGATGTTTGGTTCTATTTAAACTCAGGGCAGATCTAAAATTGTGTCCAATTGTCTGTATTATTGATTGAATGGAGTGGTTCAGTGCTTCAATCACGAGTTACGTAATTCCTGAATATTGCTTCCTTTGGGCATCTTTCTCTTGATCCTGTTTCTTGGTGTTTCCCTGCTCTGATGGATTTGTGATGTCTTCTTTGAAAGTGGGATTTGTCTAATCTGATTCCTCTTCTGTTAATCTGTTATGATTATTGTTTTTCTTATGTTGAAGTGGAAAAAGAAGACCTTATTCTGCTCTTCTTCATTTGTAAACTGTGATGTTTTGTCGGTGATCATTTGCATATTCAACTGCCATACAAGCTGTATTCGGATGCTGGTTTTGTGTTTAGAGTGGTTTAGAATTTCCTGTTATTTTCGGTAAAGTATATTCGAGTTTGTAGCATGATTTATATGTAGGTCATTGACCTTTTTGACGATACTTGAATGTTCCTGGCTTGTTCATCATATAAACCTTCTAGAATTAAGCTTTTCATTTATCATGCGGTCCTTGCCGACCTCTTTCAGTGGAGCTACTACTCTAACATTGCTTTATTAATAGTTTTGTCCTTTCTTGTGCGGCTTTATTCTTGTAATCTTTTGTAGATGCATATGCATACATTTTTAGTTTCTAGCCTAAGATGGACACCGCTCGTTTTCTATACAAGAGAGTCTACAGTGGTAAACCTTGCATGCCtatgaaattttaaagttaaaactgCGGTAGAATATGCTTTGATTCGTGGAGAATGTTTAACAGTAAacatagaaaaaataaagtaaaataaaacatAGAACCAAGGGACTTACAATATAGTAGGAGGAGGTTTAAGACTGTTATATTGTGACTGTTCAAAGAGTCAGGGACATGTAGTAGTAACACTTTCACAATCTAACAAACGTATGAAACGCATTGAGGACGAGCTAGGGCAGGGCACAGCATACATAATACACCCATTATTTTCATATAATCCGAAGCTTCGGCTTGTCACACTCCCTTCAAACCTAGTAGTAGTGTATTCAATCTTTCTGCGAGAATTAACTCTATTCTCATGCTTTATTATTAGTTTAGTACCCCCTCAATGGCTCCTACATGTATGCTTCTGGAGAGTTCAACATCGAACTCCAGATAATTGAGGCCCATATTTATTTCCCAATAACCACCCACTAGATAAGGTGACAATCTAAAGCCCCTCTTCCTATTGGACGCCAATCTTAGTTACAGGATAAGGCCACTCAATCTAAGCCACACATGCTCTTTTGATTCTCGGTCTCATGCAAACAACTCAAAATCAGCTGCTTCAAGTTTCGAACCCAAGCAAATCCCATCACGCTCCtcccccttttctctctctcaaaagctCACTAGCTACCTCTCTAACCTTCTTGCACCACTAGTGTCATTGATCCATGGCAACCATATCCACCATGGCCATGCTCAGGCCTAAGACCTTCACCCTCAACTCACTCCACAATCCTACCTCCGCAAgacccaccaccaccaccaccaccacaacaCTAAAACCCATTAACGTCTCGCTTCCCTCCATCCAAAACAAGAGCATCCTTTCCAACTCGACTGCCAATTGCCCATCCGCCGTCTCCGCCGCCATCGCCGGCGCCGTCTTCTCCACCCTGagctccgccgacgccgccttCGCCGCGCAGCGGATCGCAGACCTCGCGGAAGGCGGCGACAACCGCGGCCTCGCGCTCCTCATCCCCCTCGTGCCGGCCATCCTCTGGGTGCTCTACAACATCCTGCAGCCGGCGCTCAACCAGCTGGAACGGATGCGCAGCG
This DNA window, taken from Ananas comosus cultivar F153 linkage group 5, ASM154086v1, whole genome shotgun sequence, encodes the following:
- the LOC109710132 gene encoding programmed cell death protein 4; the encoded protein is MASPKNEGFLTDQQREVLKIAVQNAEVLSSSPKSPSKISPRSPTTSLREHHHKNAVGGRAPAVGGGLRHVRRSHSGKFVKVKKDGAGGKGTWGKLLDTDSDSRLDRNDPNYDSGEEPYELVGSAVSSPFDDYKKSVVMIIEEYFTTGDVELAATELRDLGSEEYHRYFVKRLVSMAMDRHDKEKEMASVLLSALYSDVISSTQISQGFVMLLEAVDDLALDIPDAVDLLALFIARAVVDEILPPAFLTRAKRTFSDSSKGLQVIETAEKSYLSAPHHAELVERRWGGTTHITVEEVKKKVSELLREYIENGDTAEACRCIRELGLPFFHHEVVKRALVLAMENAVSESIIPKLLKEASEEGLISSSQMTKGFSRLTESLDDLSLDIPSAKSLFENLLQKAASEGWLDPSFINSAGVNGDIGGEDYEKLRKYKEEIVTIIHEYFLSDDIPELIRSLQDLSLPQYNPVFIKKLITLAMDRKNREKEMASVLLSALSMDFFSTEDIVNGFIMLLESAEDTALDILDASNELALFLARAVIDDVLFPLNLEEISGKLPPNCSGSETVHVARSLVSARHAGERLLRCWGGGTGWAVEDAKDKITKLLEEYETGGDVGEACQCIRDLGMPFFNHEVVKKALVMAMEKKNDRLLDLLQECFGEGLITINQMTKGFSRVRDGLDDLALDIPDAEEKFRSYVDRARNGSWLLPSFAVAAPSPDAVAK
- the LOC109710134 gene encoding succinate dehydrogenase [ubiquinone] iron-sulfur subunit 1, mitochondrial-like; this translates as MAAARVLVRRGSAARGVLSAPPPPPTVAAARLVQAQPHSSRSEPSPSSSSKPKRPKTFSIYRWNPDEPSSKPRLQSYEIDLSECGPMVLDALIKIKNEVDPSLTFRRSCREGICGSCAMNIDGDNGLACLTKIPQSSSDAATITPLPHMFVVKDLVVDMTNFYSQYKSVEPWLKRKDPPPVPGKEVPQSKADRAKLDGMYECILCACCSTSCPSYWWNPETYLGPAALLHAHRWIQDSRDQYTKERLEAINDEFKLYRCHTIKNCVHACPKGLNPAKQIESIKKLQLQ
- the LOC109710136 gene encoding photosystem II core complex proteins psbY, chloroplastic, encoding MATISTMAMLRPKTFTLNSLHNPTSARPTTTTTTTTLKPINVSLPSIQNKSILSNSTANCPSAVSAAIAGAVFSTLSSADAAFAAQRIADLAEGGDNRGLALLIPLVPAILWVLYNILQPALNQLERMRSEKGFVVGLGLGLGGGFAAAGLVYSTPSASAAEEVATMAAAAAEGSGDSRGLLLLFVVAPAIAWVLFNILQPALNQLNRMRSG